In Methanosarcinales archaeon, a single window of DNA contains:
- a CDS encoding 5,10-methylenetetrahydromethanopterin reductase: protein MVRFGIEFLANEPADKLADMIRFSEENGIEFAWITDHYNNRDCFSLLTYIAARTSTIKLGTGVTNPYTRTAPQLASAIATVNEVSGGRAVFGIGPGDKMTFENLGVQWTRPLQMVRETVEVVKQLTAGESVSYNGNVVSIKKAKLNFGKRAVPVYIGAQGPGMLRLAGELGNGALVNASHPRDFEFAVKLLKEGAASDTDRDFSQFDVGAYTSFSVAENREKAVAAARPVVAFITAGSPPDVLKRHGIPQEDSTRLNEAFKKGFKRAVQEVTDDMIMAFSICGTPGDCIEQIHELIEAGVTQIVVGSPIGPDRTEAIKLVGKDIIPAMG, encoded by the coding sequence ATGGTACGATTCGGCATAGAATTTTTGGCCAATGAACCGGCAGATAAACTGGCAGATATGATCAGGTTCTCTGAAGAGAATGGTATTGAATTTGCCTGGATAACAGATCACTATAATAACAGGGACTGCTTTTCACTGCTCACCTATATTGCTGCCAGGACATCTACGATCAAATTAGGAACCGGAGTAACAAATCCCTATACCAGGACTGCTCCGCAACTGGCCTCTGCAATTGCCACTGTGAATGAGGTATCTGGTGGCAGAGCAGTGTTCGGAATAGGTCCCGGAGATAAAATGACATTTGAGAATCTGGGAGTGCAGTGGACCCGGCCTTTGCAGATGGTCAGGGAGACCGTGGAAGTGGTAAAACAACTCACTGCAGGTGAATCCGTTTCCTACAATGGTAACGTGGTCTCAATAAAAAAGGCAAAACTAAATTTTGGTAAAAGGGCAGTGCCCGTGTATATCGGCGCACAGGGTCCTGGGATGCTCAGACTTGCCGGTGAGCTGGGGAATGGCGCTTTAGTGAATGCATCCCACCCCAGAGACTTTGAATTTGCTGTGAAGCTGCTAAAAGAAGGTGCAGCAAGTGATACAGATAGGGATTTTTCACAGTTCGATGTGGGTGCATATACCAGTTTTTCAGTAGCAGAGAATCGAGAAAAGGCCGTGGCTGCAGCCAGGCCAGTGGTTGCTTTTATCACCGCAGGTTCACCACCTGATGTTCTAAAGAGGCACGGGATACCACAAGAGGATAGCACCAGGCTCAATGAAGCCTTTAAAAAAGGATTCAAACGGGCAGTACAGGAAGTGACTGATGATATGATCATGGCATTTTCGATTTGCGGTACTCCCGGAGATTGTATCGAGCAGATCCATGAATTGATCGAGGCAGGAGTTACCCAGATAGTGGTAGGTTCGCCCATTGGTCCTGACAGGACAGAAGCCATCAAGCTGGTAGGTAAAGACATTATCCCGGCTATGGGGTGA
- a CDS encoding aldehyde ferredoxin oxidoreductase family protein — translation MAYMNKILRVDLTAGKITDEKLDEQTAKMFIGGRGLGAKIISDEVDSKTDPLSAANKIVFTTGPLTGTKAPTSGRFSASFKSPLTNTLTDCHAGGHFGPWLKMAGYDALIIQGKADEPVYLSISDETVELFDASEVWGKNTSQTDDILGKKHDGKVMCIGSAGEKQSLISSIMVNAKRALGRGGIGALLGSKNLKAIVALGSQKIAIQNDGFDRAVFEATALLKEKAVTGESLPSRGTTVLVHVINMNGMYPVKNFQESQWPFDKAELTSGERIRDEFFSGRQGCYGCPIVCGHKVKLEDGREFKSPEFETVWSFGADMDNTDFATIAEAGVLCDQYGLDTISAGATIAAAMELEEMGKINEGLKWGDREVILRAVHMMGKGEGFGEELAKGSKLLCEKYGAPEVSMAVKGMEMPAYDPRGAKGMGLAYATSNRGGCHLRAYMVSPEVLGTPKEMLDRFSTDGKARWTMDFQDISAFVDSLVLCRFTQFSLGIDNYAEMYAAATGIEFDAADLMKVGARIYNIERMYNLSAGLSKEDDTLPNRLLNERVTAGPARGQTVKLKGMLKEYYDLRGWSKEGVPEAWRLKEYGLDRGE, via the coding sequence ATGGCATATATGAATAAGATTTTGAGAGTTGACCTGACAGCAGGTAAGATCACAGATGAAAAGCTGGATGAGCAAACAGCAAAGATGTTTATCGGAGGCAGGGGTCTGGGTGCAAAGATAATCTCTGATGAGGTGGACTCAAAGACCGACCCGCTAAGCGCTGCAAATAAGATCGTATTTACTACCGGACCCCTTACCGGGACAAAAGCCCCTACATCGGGACGGTTCAGTGCATCATTCAAATCTCCACTTACCAATACCCTTACAGACTGCCATGCAGGCGGTCATTTCGGACCATGGCTAAAAATGGCAGGGTATGATGCTCTTATAATTCAAGGAAAGGCGGATGAGCCTGTATACCTGTCAATATCTGATGAAACTGTTGAACTCTTTGATGCATCTGAGGTCTGGGGAAAGAACACAAGCCAGACTGACGATATTCTTGGGAAAAAACATGACGGTAAGGTAATGTGTATAGGATCTGCCGGAGAAAAACAGTCTTTGATCTCAAGTATTATGGTAAATGCCAAAAGGGCACTGGGCAGAGGTGGCATTGGTGCCTTGCTGGGTTCCAAGAACCTCAAAGCAATAGTGGCTTTAGGTTCACAGAAGATCGCGATTCAGAATGATGGGTTCGATCGGGCAGTGTTTGAGGCTACGGCGCTCTTGAAAGAGAAAGCTGTTACCGGAGAGAGCCTGCCCAGCCGGGGTACGACAGTGCTTGTTCATGTAATCAACATGAATGGTATGTATCCGGTCAAGAACTTCCAGGAATCACAATGGCCTTTTGATAAAGCAGAACTCACAAGCGGCGAGCGGATCAGAGATGAGTTTTTTTCAGGCCGCCAGGGATGTTATGGCTGTCCGATTGTGTGCGGACATAAGGTCAAATTGGAAGATGGCAGGGAATTCAAGTCGCCTGAATTCGAAACCGTGTGGTCCTTTGGGGCAGACATGGATAATACTGATTTCGCTACTATTGCAGAAGCTGGGGTACTTTGTGACCAGTATGGTCTTGATACCATTTCCGCAGGCGCTACCATTGCAGCAGCAATGGAACTGGAAGAGATGGGTAAGATCAATGAAGGATTGAAATGGGGTGATCGTGAAGTCATTTTGCGGGCCGTCCACATGATGGGGAAAGGGGAAGGCTTTGGTGAGGAACTGGCAAAAGGTTCCAAACTATTGTGCGAAAAGTACGGAGCACCTGAAGTATCCATGGCAGTTAAAGGAATGGAGATGCCTGCCTATGACCCCAGAGGAGCAAAGGGCATGGGTCTTGCATATGCCACATCCAACAGAGGCGGATGCCACCTGCGGGCTTATATGGTGTCTCCCGAAGTGCTGGGAACCCCAAAGGAAATGCTGGACAGGTTCTCGACTGATGGTAAGGCCAGATGGACCATGGATTTCCAGGACATCAGTGCTTTTGTGGATTCCCTGGTATTATGCCGGTTCACCCAGTTCTCACTGGGAATTGACAATTATGCTGAGATGTATGCTGCAGCAACAGGCATAGAGTTCGATGCTGCGGATCTGATGAAAGTGGGTGCAAGGATATACAATATTGAGCGCATGTATAACCTGAGTGCAGGTCTTTCAAAGGAAGATGATACCCTGCCTAACCGGTTGCTGAACGAGCGAGTTACGGCCGGACCGGCCAGAGGGCAGACTGTCAAACTTAAAGGAATGCTAAAGGAATATTATGATCTTCGCGGATGGTCAAAGGAAGGGGTGCCGGAAGCATGGAGATTGAAGGAATACGGTCTTGATAGAGGTGAATAA